The sequence below is a genomic window from Proteus vulgaris.
AATGTTATTGCTGTAACTTGATTAAAATAGATGAATAAACGCCCAGATCTCACGCTATATGCAGACTCGATCTGGGCGTTTTATTTTAAGCAACTTTATGGCTTATTTTTGAGTTGCTGGCGTTAACTTAAAGACCTTTTCATTTTCACCTAACCATTGGCGAGCTACTTGGTTTATATCGTTAACACTTAATGTTTTTATAATGGCAGGATCAGTGAGTAAACGCTGATACTGTTGGTCATCCGTTGCAACTTGAGCAAGAGCCTCTGTCCAATAACTTGCACTGTCATTTACCTGTGAATTTTCAGTTAACCAGATATTTTTAGCCTCTTGTAACTCTTTATCTGTAATGCCTGATTGCTTAACTTCATTCACGACTTTGCGAGCGAGAGTGATTAATTCATCTGCACGTTCAGGTGATGCTGTAAAGTTTAAACGACCGGTATAGTAGCTTGTAGGCACTTTCGTTAACATTTCAGAGAAACCAAGTGAATAAATACCGCCTGCTCTTTCACGTAGGTTGAGTCTTAAACGTTGGCTGATCACTGTATCCAGTAAATTTAGCGCTAATACTTGTTGCTGTGACCATTGAGCAGGTGCTGCATATTGAATGCTAATCATGCTCTTATCACTACTTGCAATAGGATATGTTTTGCTAAATGAAGTGAGTTTAGGATTAATGGCGGGATCTGCCCAAAATAAGCGTTGCTCTGAACGTGTTGGCAGACTCGCAATCCAGCGTTCAACCAGAGGTTTAACTTGATTTAGATTGACAGGACCACTGATAACTAATGTCATATCAGCAGGTTGACCTAAGATCATTTGGTTTGTTTGCTGTAATTGTTGAGCAGTAAACTGTTTCCAAGTACCTTGCGGAGAAACCACTAAGCGATCGCCATTTTGATAGCTTTCTTTATTGATATTATCCAAGAAAGTACGTTCAACAGGTGTTTTTGAAATACCTAATGCCATGGCTTGCTTTTGTTGCTCTAATTTCTCACCGTTAAACTGTGGCGACGTAATTTTTAGATGCATCAGTGTTAGCAAGGTTTCTAATTCATCAATTGGCGCTTCACCACGAAAACCATGAAATAACAGTTCGCTATAAGGGCGTAAGCTGATCTGGTGTTGCTTGGTAAATAACGCTAATTCACGCGCATTATAATTACCATATCCGCTTACTTCTGGTAATTTTAATGCCCATTGAACCATACCTAAGCTTTGATTTGTTTCAAGTGAAGAGCCGCCTGGAATACGCAGTGAAACTTGAATATTATCTTTGAGATAACTGTCATTTTTCACAATCACTTTTACATTATTGCTCAGTGTCCATTCTTGCGTTTTTTCAATCGGAAGTGATTGCGTTGAAACGACTGAACCTGTGAGCTCAGGTTTAATATCGAGTACAACGGCTTGCGTTTTTAGGGTAAATGCGCCCGGATTTGATTGTCTAATTTCTTGCCAACGTTGTGCAGCTTTAGTTGCATTAAACACATTAGCATCATTATCAGGGCCAATCACAGCAACTCGTGGTGATGATTGTTTTAGATATTGAGCAAAATAAGCTGACAATGTTTCAGGAGTCACTTTATTGATTAATTGATAGCTTAAATTTAGCGCCTGTTTTTTCGTTTGAATTGGCATATCCAATTCAATAGCTGTTGTGATTTGATTGGCTAAATAATCGTGCTCGTAACGCTCTTCACCAGCTGCTTGTTGGCTTAGACGTTTTAGCATCGCGTTGCGAGCATTATCTAACTCTTCTTGAGTTACTGGAACGGAAGCGAGGCGTTGAACTTCTGTAAATAAGATATCTAATGCACCTTGGTAATCATTACCTTTAGGGTGCGCAATCATCAATTGTTGTGAACGACGAGAGTCTAACATTGCACCTTGAGCATTGGCGCTAATAGAAGCCATTAATCCATTATCAACGATAGTGGAGAAACGTTGATTTAAAATAGATAGCCATAATGAATCCATTAAATCTTCATATTGGCCTTGGCGACTATTTAAAGGGGCTGGCAAAGTACGTTGCAAGGTGAACTGTAAAATACGCGAACCTTGCTCTTTGTCGAAAATCGTTTTGACCAGTAGATCTTTATGATCGATAAAGTTGTGCCAAGATGGATCATCAATCCCTTTATTCTCGCTATTTTTAGCATTAAACAATTGCTTTATATCAGCAATAGCATCGCCCTGATTAAAGTTACCGACCAGTACTAATGCCATTCTTTCTGGTTGATACCAAGTATCGTAATAACGCTTTGCATCTTTCACATCGCCATGTTTAACAATTTCTAAATCGCCAATAGGATCACGATCCAGATAACGGCTACCGTAATAACGCAATTCTTCTAACTGGCGATTAATACGAAAACCAATGCCTTGACGTAATCGCCATTCTTCAACAATAACTGGACGCTCTTTATCAAACTCAATCGGGTCAAATGTCATTTCAAAAGCCCAGTCTGATAAGATTTTTAACCCTGTTTTAATTTGGATCGGATTTGCATTCGGTAATGACAGTTTATACGTTGTCGCATTTAAACTTGTCGCGGCATTAACGTGACTACCTAATTTCATGCCTAGGCTTTCAAGCTGTTTAAAGCCCGTTGTACCCGGAAAATGGGTTGTACCTTTAAATGCCATATGTTCAGTAAAGTGTGAAAAACCGAGCTGTTTTTCATCTTCTTGAACCGAGCCACTTTTTACTAGGAGGCGCATTTCAACACCGGTTTGTGGGCGTTGTAGTAAGTAGACGTCTAAACCATTATCTAGCGTAAAATGGCGAACATCAGGGCGCAGTAATAGAGTATTCTTGTCATTTTGATTAGGGGTGCTTGCTGCACACCCTAAAAGTGAAAGACTGACTGAAACAATCAGTAATTTACGATACATATTCGGTAACTCCAGCAGGTTGAGAGGAGGACACGGTAGGGGCTTTAAGTGAAATCACATTATCTGCAATCACATGTGTAAAGCGCTGGTGGCTGACTAAGGCAATACCTGCGGTTGGCAGATGTTGTTTTAGTAACTGCAACATGTTTAATGCATTTTGTTCATCAAGTGCAGAAGTGGTTTCATCTAATAAAATAAGCTCAGGTTTATTGAGTAATAAACGGGCAAAAATAAGGCGTTGTTGCTCACCACCGGATAGGCGTGTTGTCCAATCAGTTTCTAGTGAAAGTTGATTTTTTATTTTGTCTAAGCCCACTAAATGAAGCACTTCTTCGTACTCTTTGGCGGAGAACTGATTAGGCTGACAAGGATAAGCGAGCAAACTGTCTAAACGTGCAAAAGGCAGATACATACGTTGTGGGACCCAACATATATTTGGCGAGCGTTGAATATCCCCTTTGAAATAAGGCCAATGCCCACTTAATGCTCTAAGCAGTGTTGATTTGCCTAAACCAGAGCAACCTTCAATAACAGTTAACTCACCCGCTTTTACCGAGAAGTTAATGTCTTGGATTAACAAGCTATCATCTTGCATAAATAGGGAAAGATTGGCTTTTAATTTAGTCTGTTTATCATTTAAATCAGCGACTTCCGGTTCATGATCGTGTTCTAACAGCACCACAAAATTATAAAGACGTGTCACTGTTGCTTGCCATGCGGCAATCTCTTTATACGAGAAAATAAACCAACTCAATGCACCTGCAACACTAGAGAATGCTTGTCTCAACTGCATTAATCCCCCTAGCATTAATTCACCAGCAAGGAATTTAGGTAAGGCAAAAATAATTGGTGCCATTGCAGTAGCTTGTTGATAGCCCACCGTAAAGAATGCGAGATTTCTTTCGTAGCGAATAAGGTTATTCCAGTTATGAATAACCCCTAGAAAACGGCTCATTAATTCGTTGCGATCACTGATTTCACCACGTTGACCTGCAATCGCATCGCCATGTTGTTTTCGGGTGATGAGCGCAGTACGGTAATCAGCTTCTTTGCGCTGTTTATCCATATTAATTTTACGCAATGGTGAACCAATTAATTGCGTAATGGTGATCCCGATAATGGTATAGATAATACAAGCCCAGAACATATAGCCGGGAATTGTCCACTCGCTACCTCCTAATGTGAAAGAGATAGCGCCAGACAGTGACCAAAGAATGGTAGCAAAAGAGATAAGTGTGAGTAACGAGTGCAAAAATGTCACGGTTAAACGCATTGTGGATTCAATCAGTAAACGAATATCTTCTGCAATACGCTGATCCGGGTTATCAGGCTCTTGAGAAGTGAGTCTTAACATGTAGTGCTTACTGTTTTTTGATAACCAGCGATCAAGCACTTGTTCAGTCATGCCTTCTCGCCAGCGAATAACCATTTTTTGACGTAAGAAATCGCCCATTACCACAACAGTAATTAATCCCGCGATGATAATGACAAATTGTTGAAGAAGCTTGTAGAGCGCTTGCCCATCAAGTTGTTGTAATGCGTTATAAAAACCGCCATTCCATTCATTCATTTTGACGTTAAACCAGACGGATGACAGGGTTAAGGTCAAAGAGACAATCAATAGAAACCAGCAGTAAAGGGCGGCACGCCGCCCCCAAAAAGGTGAAACTAAATAGAAAAATTGTTTTATTGTTTTCATTGCTTATTGGTCATATTTTTATTGTGTATCGACTTGGTTGCTCACATTAACTTCGTCAATTTATTAATAGTCGTAGCTGACTTGTAACCAGAACTGACGGCCTGGTTCATACGACTTGTAATCTTTATCTTGATAAGTGAAGTAGTCAGTCACATTTTTAGTGTTAAGGACGTTATTCACTTCAACAGAGATACCTACGCCATAAGCAAATTCAGGTTTCCAACCCAATTTGGTATCCCAAGAAAAACGACTGCTGTAATTACGTTTTTTGTATTCGAATAATGGGCCATATTCACTTGGTCTTGGGGAGCCATTATTGGCTTTCTCTGCTTGTGAACGAGCGCCATTCCATTGAAGACGGTTATACCAAGTCAAATCCAAATCATCCCAAACACTGGTGAGTTCAGCCGTGACTTTTAATGGTGAGTTAAAATTGCCAGAAGGTAAGTCTTTGGCATTGATGATTTTTCCGTCATACCATACTTTGTCGTAGTTCATCCCTTGTGCACTAGGATCGAAGTTGGCATAACCAGAGTCTTTAGGCGTATTGGTTTTACTTTTTTGCCAGCTAATAGAGGCATTAAAAACATGATCGGCGTGTGCTAGTTCCCAAGGCTGACTGTTTTTCACAGAAAGCGTTAAGGTATCGTGAGTACTGCGTCCATTATTATTAAAATGGCGAATTCTTATTTTATCTTTGTCATTTGGATATTTGGTATCACTACGAACTTCATCACGACCTTCACGATGAACATATTGTAAACGCCAAGTGGTTGATGCAATTTCTTGTTGCAAGCCTAGTGTCAGCTCATCGTTATAAGGTGTTTTTAGTGAATCAACACCTTCAAAGTCGGTACGGTTTTCCCAATCATTTGGATTATCGTTATCACAAGAGTAGTAGCAATGCTGTAAGCCTGCGTTCTGTGCGCCATAAAGTGCATAAGTCAGCATTGAACGGCCATAATAACGGTTTATACCACCAATAATTAAGGTATTCCCTGTACCCCAAATATCATAGGTACCACTTAAACGTGGAGAGATATTATTTTTTTGAACAAAATCATCTCTATCTAAACGAATACCTGGACGCAGAGTTAAGCGCTTATATTGGAGATTATCATCAACATAAATTGCGTAGTTGGTATATGAAGCATCATGTGTACCCGCTAAGAAACGGGTTGTTTGTTGTAATGAACCCATCCACTGATCATCCCATGTGGAGCCAGTATAGGTATGGTTGTAATAGGTTTTATCTCGAACATAAGAGCCTTTAGTACGGCTAACTTCAAACCCTGTTGTTGGCTGATGGCTAACCGAGCCCCATTCAATTGGGTTAAATCGCATGATACTTTTGGCATTGTAGGTTTCTTGTTTGCTCTTCAAATCGCCTTGACCACCACTGCTTATCTGCTGTGGGTTTTGCCAATCGGTATAGTCTTTTATGGTGACAAAGTAGTCTTGATCATTAGAACGCTTGTCTTCAAGGTTTTGATAACCCGCAGTTAATTCTAATGAACCAAGATCAAGTTGATGCTTATAGAGTGCAGTAAAACTTAAACCATTATGCTCATTATCATAGCCTGAGTTATAGACTGAACCTGAGAATAAATAGCTTTTGTATCGCGCAATATTTGTTGATAAATCAAAGGTTTGTTTTTCTGAAATATCCCACGAATATTTAATAAAATAGTTATCGGAAGTACGGGTCTGGTCACGATAATGTGGCGTTTGTTCAACTTGTTCTAACTGACCATCTGGCGTAAGGATAATTCCGCCCTCTGCACTAATCATCATCGGAATGGTTGATTCACGACGTGATGCAGAGAAAATTAGCCCCGTATTGTCAGTTAGACTCGTTTCAAACCAACCACCAAAGTTTTGTTTATCATATTTTTTCTGGAAACGAGCAGGGTTACTAAAATCATTATTGGCTGTATCAAAATTCAGCTTGGGATCAGTAAAAATATTGTTCCAGCTTGAGCGCGTTGTGCGGTAATAGGCATTGGCATGCGTTTCGCCTGACCAGCGACGGCTTTGTACTTCGACAGTCCCGCCAGTAAAACCACCAAATTCAACAGGAATGTTGTTATCGTAAACCGCGACGCTATCAATTAATCGACTATCAAGGTACATACCTTGTTCGTCACTGGTAACACGAGTATTGGTTTCACCATTACCTGAGTTTGCTGGGTCAAAGTCATTATTAAAGCTGACACCATCAAGTTTATAGGAGTTTTGATAACTGCTAGAACCATGAATAGAAATACGTGAAGGTTTAATTTCACCCTGATTCATTGATGTGCTGTCATTATTGGAAAATTGAACAGCAGGGTTACTTTTCAGTAAGTCAGTTACGTTTCCATCACCGGTATTACGCTGTTTTATCTCTTCTGCGGTGATGTATTGTGGTGCGGAAACGACATCGGTAGCTGGGTGATAAGTACTACCAACACCGGTGACTTTAACTTCAGGAATAACAATCGCGTTAGTTGTTGCAAGGGGACGAATAACAAATCCACTACCTTGTGGAATAATTTCTAACCCGCTACCAATTAAGACTTTTTGTAATGCAGTTTGGGTTTCAAATTGACCTGAAAGTGCTGGAGCACGCAGGTTTTTGACCGAACTTGCATCAAATAAAATTTGTACTTGCCCTTGTTTTGCAATGGCACTTAATGAATCAGCCAAAGACTGTTCTGGTAAAGCCACCGAAACTGTAGATGCATAAGCACAAGGTGCGGCAATAGTCGTACTTATTAGCAATGCTAGTAGAGACCTCTTAAGGGTCCCTTTTTTGTTATTCATTTTCATTTCACCAATCCCATTCACTAACTTAATAATTGTTGTTACTAGGGAAGAGGGTGAAATGAGAATTATCCTCACCTGTAAAAAAGAATATTTTTCATATTTCTTTTTACTTGTTGATAATTAACGCATTATTTTTATCAGTAAAAACGACATTAACCGGCAATATAAGTGGAATTGCGGTAATAAAGTCTTTGGCGTCATTTATGTTAGCTATTCCTGAGACTTTCATTTTGGCAATTTCGGGTGAGGAAATTTGAATATTGATATCAAGATAAGGTTTGAGCTTGGCTATCACTTCATTCAATGGGCGCTCAAAGAAATGCAGTTGACCAAAACGCCAACTTCCCACGGAATCAATGTTGACCGAAGAGATAACAAAACTGTCATTTGCTAATGTGCTGGTGGCTTGAGAGCCTGCATACAAATAGGCTGGGGAAGATTTTGGTGCTGCTTTTACTTCAACAATCCCTTCATGAACAGCAACGTTAACTTGGTGGTTATCATAGCGACTAACTTCAAATTCAGTGCCGACAACTTTAATTAATCGAGTATCCGCATGAACATAAAAAGGGCGATAAGGATTTGATTTAACTTTGAAATAGGCCTGTCCTTTATCTAGCCATAGCCGTCTTTCTTCTTGCACATAAGCCACTCTTACCTGTGTGTTTCTGTCTAAATAGACTTTAGATCCATCAGCTAAGGTCATTTCTTTTGGTAAGTCGCTGGTTGCAAGCGTCATATTATCCATCAGTAATGCAGGTAAATGACTATAAGGAAGATATAAAACGGTGAGCAAACAAAGAGTAGCAGAGGTGTGGATCATTGGACGCCAAGGAGAGCGTTTTTTCTTTTCAACTGTGGCTATCGTTGGTCGTGGTAATGCATCGCATTGACGCCAGATCCCCGCAATATCTTGATACGCTTGCCGGTTTACATCATTTTCTATCCATATTTTAAATGCTTGGCGTTGTTTGGGAGTCATCCTTTGGCTGTGTTGTCGGGTGAACCAAAGGGCTGCTTGCTCATCAGTCGATTCATTGAGTAATTCATCATTAGTCTCCAAAAAAAGGGAGTCTAGATCCTCATCTGTGTGAGGTTTCGTTTCCGGTATGTTTTTCTCCGGCTTACTCATCATTCGTGCATTTCTCCTGTCCTGCATCGACATATCTTTTGCAATGTAATAGGGCAGCAGCAATATGTTTTTCCACCATGCTGATTGAGATTTCCATTTGCTCTGCAATTTCGCTTTGTGATAGTCCATCAAAACGATAAAGAACAAATGCTTCTCGACGGCGTGGAGGTAATGTTTCAATTGCTTCGCTAAGTAGATCTAAACGCTGTTGATGCTCAAGGACATATCCCGGATCAAGCTCCGTGGTATAGCTTTGAGCGGCGTCATCTAGTTCACAATCATTCTGATAGATATCTTTTTGCTTTTGATTTTTTCTCCAATGGTCAATCAAAACATGGTTCGCTATTTTAAACAGAAAAGCACGCTGTTCTTGTACAGGTGTTTGTTCTTTTCTGTTTAGCCATAGTGTAAACACATCTTGAGACAAATCATCTGCGTCATGGTAATTCCCCGTACGTTTGTGGAAAAAACGCACAAGTTGCCCATAGGTTGATTGATAGGCACAACTAATTTTTTGTGCCAATGATTTATCGCTAGCCATAATCTCTGGTGTCTAAAAAAGAGTGAAATAATAAGCTCTTACTGCTTCTCATGCGAACAAGTTATGATAATTATCAAGCTAATTTTTTATTGTATTATTAATAATAAGCAATATCATTTGTGTTTATATTATGCCTATAATTCACAAGAAAGAAAATCAGAGGCAAGAATTATGAGTAGTATGTCGGCGACTTTTTCACGCCGTGGTTCATTTTCTATTGGTGGATTAACCGCCAGTATTTTATTTCATGCAACGTTAGCTGTTGTCGCTATTGGCTGGATAACATCTAAAGATGAACGCCATGGCGTTTTACCACCCGCGATGACAATGGATCTCGGTATCTATCAATTAGCACAGGCAGAAACAAAAGAAGTGCCTGTTGGGCCTGAGAAAGTGATGTCTGTTCCTGAGCCAGCAGAGACAGAACCTGAACCTATCAAAGAAGTGTTAGATTTGCCTAAAATGCCAGTAGTAGCACAAGGCACTTATGAGCGTATTCCAGAAAAACCGAAAGTAAAGCCCGTGGTTAAACCCAAACCGGTTGCGGTAAAAGTCCCTGATGATCTTCCTGTCTCAGAAGCGCCATCAGATGTAACAAGCGCACCTGTTTCTGGCTCGAATACAAGCAGTAGTGCTCAATTTAATAGTTTATCTTCCTCTTCTGTAAGTGGGCAAATGGGATGGGAAAGCTTGGTTCATAGCCATATTAATGCCTATAAACGCTATCCTCGAACAGCATTGCGCTTTAAAGCAACGGGCGTGACACAAGTTTCTATTGTGTTAAATGCAAAAGGTGAGTTATTAGATGCGAAAGTGGAAACATCATCAGGTAATCGCCTTCTTGATAAAGAGGCTTTAAATACAATTAAACGCGCTTCACCATTTCCTGCACCTGAGAGCTATCGTTTAGAAAATGGTAATATTTCATTTACAGCGCCTTTAAGTTTTGATTATAGGCAAGAGAGTTAATAACTATATAACGATAAAAAAGCAGAGAATAATCTCTGCTTTTTTAGTATCGAATATCGTAAATAAACTCGATTATTTACTCATACGTTTGTACTTCATGCGACGAGGCTGAATAGCATCGTTACCTAATGTACGTTTTTTGTATTCTTCATATTCGGTAAAGTTACCTTCGAAGAATTCCACTTTACCTTCATCTTGGTAATCGATGATATGTGTGGCAATACGGTCAAGGAACCAACGGTCATGGGAAATGACCATTGCACAGCCTGGGAACTCTAACAGGGCATTTTCTAATGCACGTAAAGTTTCAACGTCGAGGTCGTTGGTTGGTTCATCGAGCAGTAACATGTTGCCGCCAACTTGTAGCAGTTTAGCAAGATGTAAACGACCACGCTCACCACCAGACAGTTCGCCAACACGTTTACCTTGGTCAACGCCTTTAAAGTTAAAGCGACCAACATAGGCACGGCTTGGAATTTCAAAGTTACCAATACGCATAATGTCTTGGCCACCTGAAACTTCTTCCCAAACCGTTTTACTGTCGTCCATACTATCGCGGAACTGATCAACCGATGCCAGTTTAACAGTATCACCAAGTGTTAAGGTGCCTGAATCAGGTTGTTCTTGACCTGAGATCATACGAAAGAGTGTTGATTTACCCGCACCGTTAGGACCGATAATACCAACAATCGCTCCTTTAGGAATAGAGAAGCTTAAATCATCAATCAGAACGCGATCACCATAAGATTTTGTTAGATTATTAATTTCTAACACTTTATCCCCTAAACGTGGTCCAGGTGGAATAAAGAGTTCACTGGTTTCGTTACGTTTTTGATAATCAACGTTATTAAGTTCTTCAAAGCGAGCAAGACGAGCCTTACCTTTTGCTTGACGACCTTTAGGATTTTGGCGGATCCACTCAAGTTCTTTCTGAATAGATTTATGGCGAGCAGCTTCGGTTGCAGCTTCTTGCTCAAGACGCGCGTCTTTTTGCTCTAACCATGAAGAGTAGTTACCTTCCCATGGAATACCTTCACCACGGTCAAGTTCTAAGATCCAACCAGCTACGTTATCAAGGAAGTAACGGTCGTGCGTGATCGCCACAACAGTACCTTCATAATCGTGTAAGAAGCGTTCTAACCAAGCGACAGACTCTGCGTCTAAGTGGTTAGTTGGTTCATCTAATAACAGCATATCTGGTTTTTCTAAAAGAAGACGACAGATAGCAACACGACGGCGTTCACCCCCTGAAAGTTTCTCAATCTTAGCGTCCCATTCAGGTAAACGCAGTGCTTCTGCTGCACGCTCTAATTGGTTTTCAAGGTTATGACCATCATGAGATTGAATAATCGCTTCTAACTGACCTTGTTCTTTTGCTAATTTATCGAAATCAGCATCAGGATCGGCATAAGCCGCATAAACTTCATCAAGGCGGTTTAATGCGTTTTTCAGTTCGCTGACGGCTTCTTCAACGGCTTCACGTACGGTATGCTCAGGGTTTAATTTGGGTTCTTGTGGTAAGTAACCAATTTTAATACCTGGTTGTGGACGTGCTTCACCTTCGATATCAGTATCAATACCTGCCATGATGCGTAGTAATGTCGATTTACCGGCACCATTAAGACCAAGCACACCAATTTTCGCGCCCGGGAAGAAGCTGAGTGAAATGTTTTTAAGGATATGTCGCTTAGGTGGGACAATTTTCCCGACACGCAACATACTATAAACGTATTGAGCCACTATAATTACCCTTTGATTATAAAAGAGATTTTATCTGAGGTGCCACTTTTTGCGCTAAAAACAAATTTTTTGTGATTAAGCCGCGTGTTTATGGCACCAAAATGAACAATAGCAAAGTCAATGTCAGTATTTGCCAAAGACCCGAAAATGATGAAAGTCGCCAGTATACCCGATTTATAAAAGAAAACCTTAGTCAAAAGAGAGGTTTTTATCTACCTTTCGTACTTCCTCTGAAAGTAATGAAAATTTCTCTTAAAGAGGGGAACTTACATTGTTAATGATTATCATATTAGCTAATGTATTCAGTCTTTGGTGGTTCTATTTGAAGTGGGAGAAATTACGTGGTGAAGCAAACATGGTCATTAGCAGTAGCAATAGGCGCATTGTGTTTTTCTACATGGGCACAAGCGGATTCATTAAGTGAACAACGTGTTCGTTATCAAGAAATTAAAGCTGCATGGGATCTTAAAAAAACAGACGAAGTAGAAAAATTACTCCCAACATTGCAAAGTTACCCACTTTATCCCTATTTAGAATACCGTCAAATTACGGACAATCTAGATGTGATTGCACCTGCTGTGGTCACTGAATTTGTTGCTAAATATCCTACATTACCGCCAGCGAAAGCACTTCCTTCTCTATTTGTGAATGAATTGGCAAAACGCCAAGAGTGGCAGAATTTACTGACTTTTAGCCCAAATCCTCCTAACCCTAAAGCGGCAAGATGTAATTATTATTATGCAAAATGGGCAACAGGCGATGTTCAAACCGCATGGGTAGGCGCTAAAGAAGCATGGCTAAATGGCACCTCAATGCCATCAAGTTGCGATGCTCTTTTTGATGAATGGCAAAAGGCGAATCAATTAACTCCAGAATTAGTGTTAGAGCGAATTAATTTAGCGATTAAAAATGGTAATACGGGACTTGCTGCTTATTTGGCTCGTCGCCTTCCTCAGAATTATCAAACCATTAGCGATGCCTTAGTTGAATTACAAGACTATCCAAACTTAGTGGGGCGTTATGCAACCGCGCTTTCACCAACGGATTTTACTCGCTCAATCATACAATCTGCATTTTCTCGTTGGGCAAGAAAAGACGCAGATGCTGCTCGAGCACAGATTGATAATATCGCACATGCCCAAAAAATGACGGCGAGTGAACGCCAGTTAATGCGTGATACTGTGGCGTGGCAATATATGCCTTATGCGACACCAGAGCAGGTAAAATGGCGTGATAGCGTTATTCAAGATACGGCATCAGATACATTGCGTGAGCGTCGAGTACGCCTAGCATTAAGCCAAAACCAACCAGCTGAATTGGCATTGTGGTTAGAAAGACTCTCACCTGAAAGTAAAAATAAGGAAGAGTGGCGTTATTGGCGCGCAATGGTGTTGCAATCACAAGGTAAAAACAGTGAAGCACAAGCTATTTTAGAAGCGCTGACACAAAATCGTGGTTTTTACCCAATGGTTGCAGCGACTAAATTAGGTAAGCCTTATGTGATGGTGATAGATAAAGCACCAAGTGTTTCATCAAGTATCCCTAATCAGCCAGAAATACAGCGCGTTCGTGAATTAATGTATTGGCAGATGGATAACTTAGCGCGATCAGAGTGGGCAAACTATGTTGCTTCACAGCCAGCGCAAATGCAGTCTGAATTAGCGCGTTATGCGTATGAGCAGAAATGGGCTGATTTAGCGGTACAAGCCACGATCACAGGGAAAATGTGGGATCATCTAGAAGAACGTTTCCCTCTTGCTTGGAAAAATGAATTTGAGCAATACACGAAA
It includes:
- a CDS encoding M16 family metallopeptidase, coding for MYRKLLIVSVSLSLLGCAASTPNQNDKNTLLLRPDVRHFTLDNGLDVYLLQRPQTGVEMRLLVKSGSVQEDEKQLGFSHFTEHMAFKGTTHFPGTTGFKQLESLGMKLGSHVNAATSLNATTYKLSLPNANPIQIKTGLKILSDWAFEMTFDPIEFDKERPVIVEEWRLRQGIGFRINRQLEELRYYGSRYLDRDPIGDLEIVKHGDVKDAKRYYDTWYQPERMALVLVGNFNQGDAIADIKQLFNAKNSENKGIDDPSWHNFIDHKDLLVKTIFDKEQGSRILQFTLQRTLPAPLNSRQGQYEDLMDSLWLSILNQRFSTIVDNGLMASISANAQGAMLDSRRSQQLMIAHPKGNDYQGALDILFTEVQRLASVPVTQEELDNARNAMLKRLSQQAAGEERYEHDYLANQITTAIELDMPIQTKKQALNLSYQLINKVTPETLSAYFAQYLKQSSPRVAVIGPDNDANVFNATKAAQRWQEIRQSNPGAFTLKTQAVVLDIKPELTGSVVSTQSLPIEKTQEWTLSNNVKVIVKNDSYLKDNIQVSLRIPGGSSLETNQSLGMVQWALKLPEVSGYGNYNARELALFTKQHQISLRPYSELLFHGFRGEAPIDELETLLTLMHLKITSPQFNGEKLEQQKQAMALGISKTPVERTFLDNINKESYQNGDRLVVSPQGTWKQFTAQQLQQTNQMILGQPADMTLVISGPVNLNQVKPLVERWIASLPTRSEQRLFWADPAINPKLTSFSKTYPIASSDKSMISIQYAAPAQWSQQQVLALNLLDTVISQRLRLNLRERAGGIYSLGFSEMLTKVPTSYYTGRLNFTASPERADELITLARKVVNEVKQSGITDKELQEAKNIWLTENSQVNDSASYWTEALAQVATDDQQYQRLLTDPAIIKTLSVNDINQVARQWLGENEKVFKLTPATQK
- a CDS encoding ABC transporter ATP-binding protein/permease, whose protein sequence is MKTIKQFFYLVSPFWGRRAALYCWFLLIVSLTLTLSSVWFNVKMNEWNGGFYNALQQLDGQALYKLLQQFVIIIAGLITVVVMGDFLRQKMVIRWREGMTEQVLDRWLSKNSKHYMLRLTSQEPDNPDQRIAEDIRLLIESTMRLTVTFLHSLLTLISFATILWSLSGAISFTLGGSEWTIPGYMFWACIIYTIIGITITQLIGSPLRKINMDKQRKEADYRTALITRKQHGDAIAGQRGEISDRNELMSRFLGVIHNWNNLIRYERNLAFFTVGYQQATAMAPIIFALPKFLAGELMLGGLMQLRQAFSSVAGALSWFIFSYKEIAAWQATVTRLYNFVVLLEHDHEPEVADLNDKQTKLKANLSLFMQDDSLLIQDINFSVKAGELTVIEGCSGLGKSTLLRALSGHWPYFKGDIQRSPNICWVPQRMYLPFARLDSLLAYPCQPNQFSAKEYEEVLHLVGLDKIKNQLSLETDWTTRLSGGEQQRLIFARLLLNKPELILLDETTSALDEQNALNMLQLLKQHLPTAGIALVSHQRFTHVIADNVISLKAPTVSSSQPAGVTEYVS
- a CDS encoding TonB-dependent receptor, with translation MKMNNKKGTLKRSLLALLISTTIAAPCAYASTVSVALPEQSLADSLSAIAKQGQVQILFDASSVKNLRAPALSGQFETQTALQKVLIGSGLEIIPQGSGFVIRPLATTNAIVIPEVKVTGVGSTYHPATDVVSAPQYITAEEIKQRNTGDGNVTDLLKSNPAVQFSNNDSTSMNQGEIKPSRISIHGSSSYQNSYKLDGVSFNNDFDPANSGNGETNTRVTSDEQGMYLDSRLIDSVAVYDNNIPVEFGGFTGGTVEVQSRRWSGETHANAYYRTTRSSWNNIFTDPKLNFDTANNDFSNPARFQKKYDKQNFGGWFETSLTDNTGLIFSASRRESTIPMMISAEGGIILTPDGQLEQVEQTPHYRDQTRTSDNYFIKYSWDISEKQTFDLSTNIARYKSYLFSGSVYNSGYDNEHNGLSFTALYKHQLDLGSLELTAGYQNLEDKRSNDQDYFVTIKDYTDWQNPQQISSGGQGDLKSKQETYNAKSIMRFNPIEWGSVSHQPTTGFEVSRTKGSYVRDKTYYNHTYTGSTWDDQWMGSLQQTTRFLAGTHDASYTNYAIYVDDNLQYKRLTLRPGIRLDRDDFVQKNNISPRLSGTYDIWGTGNTLIIGGINRYYGRSMLTYALYGAQNAGLQHCYYSCDNDNPNDWENRTDFEGVDSLKTPYNDELTLGLQQEIASTTWRLQYVHREGRDEVRSDTKYPNDKDKIRIRHFNNNGRSTHDTLTLSVKNSQPWELAHADHVFNASISWQKSKTNTPKDSGYANFDPSAQGMNYDKVWYDGKIINAKDLPSGNFNSPLKVTAELTSVWDDLDLTWYNRLQWNGARSQAEKANNGSPRPSEYGPLFEYKKRNYSSRFSWDTKLGWKPEFAYGVGISVEVNNVLNTKNVTDYFTYQDKDYKSYEPGRQFWLQVSYDY